In Cyanobacteria bacterium GSL.Bin1, one genomic interval encodes:
- a CDS encoding DUF3536 domain-containing protein: MDRQDSRATVMKELLKPLHPARESETKTGVYVTVHGHFYQPPRENPFLEAIERQPTAEPFHDWNERIHHQCYRPNVFARVLNERGEVIDIVNNFEYLSFNVGPTLMSWLERYDLEVYQKIIEADRASCERLNGHGNAIAQPYNHLILPLANWEDKITQIRWGKADFQRRFGRKPEGMWLPETAVDYPTLEALIAEKIRFIILSPSQAQRCRPLPSQDNSTPRIWHEVGGSQINPSRPYRCFVDSDQFIDIFFYDGPISADMGFHDVLQTSQYFAERLRQAIQGGHLPSQLINVATDGETFGHHKPGTEKSLAYAFTREFPARDWQVTNYGHYLSQNLPTWEVMLKPVSSWSCPHGIERWRSACGCGGSAHSQQNWRQPLRTSLDWLRDQLAEIFTTEGSKLFVDPWAARNDYLQVLHDRAQVMSFLLHHRNHPLRPQEQVTALRLLEMQRNALLMYTSCGWFFEEISRPEGVQILQYACRAIELAETVSGQFLETEFIGRLAQAPSNNQNFQNGAEVYQYLVKPAQITLEQIAAHYAFSSLFQAQPKQDYHYAYNVTQKDYHRQTIGALTLAMGELKMQSRTTGEIAHVVFAVLHLGGWDFHCCVQPFPGRTTYVMQLEQIFGTFKHGSVGKTILAMKAHFGEQSLGLENLLVEKRMEIMQQLAQQTKNRLHELYTQIYRDNYSILVAFHQDRLPVPRELQVAAEITLSQRCLNSLQQLEQVEEDIAARNELLQELEMTTNEAHRLELTLEIPEGRKILERLTLRSLWHLLHNCPQDPTTGKYTKRLIDLGHLLDVGLMLDRCQELYYNWLQNHSQQGLSQELRSLLQLGLDLAVDVRPWLQKLESQGS; this comes from the coding sequence ATGGATCGTCAAGACAGTCGGGCTACTGTGATGAAAGAATTATTAAAACCCCTTCATCCAGCAAGAGAATCAGAAACCAAGACGGGGGTATATGTGACGGTTCACGGGCATTTTTATCAGCCGCCACGAGAAAATCCTTTTTTAGAAGCCATTGAACGGCAACCAACGGCAGAACCCTTCCATGATTGGAATGAACGGATTCATCATCAATGTTATCGCCCGAATGTCTTTGCGAGAGTCTTGAATGAACGAGGAGAAGTGATTGATATTGTTAATAATTTTGAGTACCTCAGTTTTAATGTTGGTCCGACTTTGATGTCCTGGCTAGAACGATACGATTTAGAGGTTTATCAAAAGATAATTGAAGCCGATCGCGCCAGTTGTGAACGCCTCAATGGACATGGCAACGCGATCGCGCAACCCTATAATCATCTCATTCTTCCCCTGGCTAACTGGGAAGATAAAATTACGCAAATTCGCTGGGGAAAAGCAGATTTTCAACGGCGGTTTGGACGGAAACCGGAAGGCATGTGGCTACCGGAAACCGCTGTGGACTATCCCACCTTAGAAGCCCTGATTGCAGAAAAGATTCGTTTCATTATCCTCTCTCCTTCCCAAGCCCAGCGCTGTCGTCCTCTGCCGAGTCAGGACAATTCGACCCCTCGGATCTGGCACGAAGTCGGCGGGTCTCAAATTAATCCCTCCCGCCCCTATCGCTGTTTTGTTGACTCTGACCAATTTATTGATATCTTTTTCTACGATGGTCCAATTTCGGCAGATATGGGCTTTCATGATGTCTTACAGACCTCGCAATATTTTGCCGAACGCCTCCGACAAGCCATTCAAGGGGGTCATCTGCCCTCACAATTGATTAATGTGGCGACAGATGGCGAAACCTTTGGTCACCATAAACCCGGAACCGAAAAATCCCTAGCTTATGCCTTTACTCGTGAATTTCCTGCCCGAGATTGGCAAGTGACCAACTATGGGCATTATCTTAGCCAAAATCTCCCAACCTGGGAAGTGATGCTTAAGCCCGTCAGTTCTTGGAGTTGTCCCCATGGGATAGAACGCTGGCGCAGTGCTTGCGGTTGCGGGGGCAGTGCTCACTCACAGCAAAATTGGCGCCAACCGCTGCGAACAAGTTTAGATTGGTTGCGAGATCAGCTGGCAGAAATTTTTACGACAGAAGGGAGCAAACTGTTTGTTGATCCGTGGGCAGCTCGTAATGACTATCTGCAAGTCTTGCATGATCGCGCTCAGGTCATGTCGTTTCTCCTGCATCATCGCAATCACCCGCTCCGCCCCCAAGAACAAGTTACCGCTTTACGCTTGCTAGAAATGCAACGCAATGCCCTGCTCATGTACACCAGTTGCGGTTGGTTCTTTGAGGAAATTTCTCGTCCCGAAGGGGTACAAATTTTACAGTATGCCTGCCGCGCGATCGAATTAGCAGAAACCGTCTCCGGCCAATTCCTGGAAACTGAGTTTATAGGACGACTCGCCCAAGCCCCCAGTAATAACCAAAATTTCCAAAATGGTGCTGAGGTTTATCAGTATCTGGTCAAGCCCGCTCAAATTACCCTCGAACAAATTGCTGCCCACTACGCCTTTAGTTCTTTATTCCAAGCGCAACCGAAGCAAGATTATCATTACGCATATAATGTGACACAAAAAGACTACCATCGTCAAACCATTGGCGCTCTCACCTTAGCCATGGGGGAATTAAAAATGCAGTCCCGCACCACCGGAGAAATTGCCCATGTCGTTTTTGCTGTCTTACATCTAGGGGGATGGGACTTTCATTGCTGCGTGCAACCCTTTCCGGGACGAACTACTTATGTTATGCAGCTCGAACAAATCTTTGGCACCTTTAAACACGGCAGCGTAGGGAAGACAATTCTAGCTATGAAAGCCCACTTTGGAGAACAGTCATTGGGCTTAGAAAATCTCTTGGTGGAGAAGCGGATGGAGATTATGCAGCAACTCGCCCAACAAACTAAAAACCGCTTGCACGAACTTTACACTCAGATCTATCGCGATAATTACAGTATTTTAGTGGCATTTCATCAAGATCGCTTACCCGTTCCCCGAGAGCTACAGGTGGCTGCCGAAATTACGCTTTCTCAGCGCTGCTTAAACAGTTTACAGCAGCTAGAACAAGTGGAAGAGGATATTGCCGCGCGCAACGAGCTGTTGCAGGAATTGGAAATGACGACCAATGAAGCCCATCGTTTAGAACTCACCTTGGAGATTCCAGAGGGCAGAAAAATTTTAGAACGGCTCACTTTACGATCGCTGTGGCATTTACTTCATAACTGTCCCCAAGATCCGACAACTGGCAAATATACGAAACGGCTGATTGATTTGGGACACTTACTCGATGTCGGACTAATGCTCGATCGCTGCCAAGAACTCTACTACAACTGGTTACAAAACCATTCCCAACAAGGATTGTCTCAAGAACTACGCAGTTTGCTGCAACTGGGACTCGATTTAGCAGTTGATGTTCGTCCTTGGCTACAAAAATTGGAATCACAGGGTTCGTAG
- the cax gene encoding calcium/proton exchanger, giving the protein MFNRNTLWFILLLFVPISIIGHWLHWDEVTIFIMASLGIIPLAAFMGEATEEIAVVVGPTLGGLLNATFGNATELILAFIALKSGLINVVKATITGSIISNLLLVMGFAMLLGGLRYKEQIFQSEVARVNASSMNLAVIAILLPTAVEHTSNGIGEATLQKLSVAVAIVLIIVYGLTLLFSMKTHAYLCEVGAVDQQSQLSVESTPTEAEKKPEDVNLWFWVGILFVVTITVAIESELLVSSLEAATESLGITALFTGVILLPVIGNAAEHFTAVTVAMKNKMDLSLSVAVGSTLQIALFVAPVLVITGWIIGQPMDLDFNPFELVAVAVSVLIANSISSDGKSNWLEGSLLLATYIVIGLAFFFHPVVPGIG; this is encoded by the coding sequence ATGTTCAATCGCAATACCTTATGGTTTATTCTATTACTATTTGTTCCCATTTCAATCATTGGTCATTGGTTACATTGGGATGAAGTAACGATCTTTATCATGGCGAGTTTAGGGATTATTCCTCTCGCCGCTTTTATGGGTGAAGCAACAGAAGAAATTGCGGTTGTTGTGGGACCAACATTAGGGGGGCTCCTCAATGCAACTTTCGGTAATGCTACTGAATTAATCTTAGCTTTTATTGCTCTAAAAAGTGGTCTAATTAATGTCGTTAAAGCAACAATTACTGGATCAATTATCAGTAATTTATTATTGGTCATGGGCTTTGCCATGCTTTTAGGGGGATTGCGTTATAAAGAACAAATTTTTCAGTCGGAAGTGGCGCGGGTCAATGCGTCTTCTATGAATTTAGCGGTGATTGCCATTTTACTGCCAACGGCAGTTGAACATACCTCAAATGGAATTGGCGAAGCCACGTTACAAAAATTATCGGTTGCCGTTGCCATTGTGTTAATTATTGTCTACGGATTAACGCTTTTATTTTCAATGAAAACCCATGCCTATCTTTGCGAAGTCGGAGCAGTGGATCAACAGTCACAATTATCAGTTGAGTCCACTCCAACAGAAGCAGAAAAAAAGCCAGAAGATGTGAATCTTTGGTTCTGGGTTGGAATTTTATTTGTTGTTACAATTACAGTCGCGATCGAGTCAGAATTATTGGTGAGTTCGTTAGAAGCAGCCACAGAAAGTTTAGGGATTACTGCTTTATTTACAGGGGTCATTCTGCTTCCTGTCATTGGCAATGCAGCAGAACACTTTACAGCGGTCACGGTTGCCATGAAAAATAAAATGGATTTGTCTTTATCAGTTGCTGTTGGTTCAACGCTCCAAATTGCCCTATTTGTTGCCCCTGTCTTAGTAATTACAGGTTGGATAATTGGTCAACCCATGGATTTAGACTTTAATCCCTTTGAGTTAGTCGCAGTGGCCGTTTCAGTTTTAATTGCCAACTCTATTAGTTCCGATGGCAAATCCAATTGGTTAGAAGGAAGTTTACTCTTAGCAACGTATATTGTGATTGGGTTGGCGTTTTTCTTTCATCCGGTTGTCCCCGGAATTGGTTAA
- the ilvD gene encoding dihydroxy-acid dehydratase has product MSDNLRSKAVTQGTQRAPNRAMLRAVGFGDDDFTKPIVGLANGYSTITPCNVGINDLALRAEAAFKEAGAMPQMFGTITISDGISMGTEGMKYSLVSRDVIADSIETVCNGQSMDGVLAIGGCDKNMPGAMIAMARLNIPSIFVYGGTTKPGHYEGKDLTIVSAFEAVGEYSAGNIDQAHLTEIERHACPGAGSCGGMFTANTMSSAFEVMGISLPYSSTMAAEDAEKADSAEKSAFALVEAIRKQILPSQLLTRKAFENAISVIMAVGGSTNAVLHLLAIANTIGVDLTLEDFATIRDRVPVLCDLKPSGRFVITNLHDVGGIPLVMKMLLEHGLLHGDTLTITGETTAEILKDVPSTPPPNQEVVRQWDNPVYAQGHLAILKGNLAAEGAVAKISGVKTPKITGPARVFESEEDCLDAILAGKINAGDVVIVRNEGPKGGPGMREMLAPTSAIIGAGLGDSVGLITDGRFSGGTYGLVVGHVAPEAAVGGNIALVEEGDTITIDAAARSLQLHVSDEELAQRRSNWQPPAPRYPRGVLAKYAKLVSSSSLGAVTDLNLT; this is encoded by the coding sequence ATGTCAGATAATTTAAGAAGTAAAGCCGTTACTCAAGGGACACAACGCGCTCCCAACCGGGCCATGTTAAGGGCAGTCGGATTTGGGGATGACGATTTTACGAAGCCGATTGTGGGACTCGCTAATGGATATAGTACGATTACTCCCTGTAATGTGGGGATTAATGATTTAGCCCTCCGGGCGGAAGCGGCTTTTAAAGAAGCGGGAGCGATGCCCCAAATGTTTGGTACGATTACCATTTCCGATGGTATTTCCATGGGCACGGAGGGAATGAAATATTCTCTTGTTTCCCGTGATGTCATTGCCGATTCCATTGAAACGGTGTGTAATGGACAGAGTATGGATGGGGTGCTAGCGATTGGCGGCTGCGATAAGAATATGCCAGGGGCAATGATTGCCATGGCACGCCTCAATATTCCCTCGATTTTTGTTTATGGCGGAACAACCAAACCGGGACATTATGAGGGGAAAGATTTAACCATTGTCAGTGCCTTTGAAGCGGTGGGAGAGTATAGTGCGGGCAATATTGATCAAGCCCATCTCACTGAAATTGAACGCCATGCTTGTCCGGGGGCTGGTTCATGTGGGGGAATGTTTACTGCCAATACCATGTCCTCGGCGTTTGAAGTGATGGGGATTAGTTTGCCCTATTCTTCCACTATGGCAGCGGAAGATGCGGAAAAAGCCGATAGTGCTGAGAAATCGGCGTTTGCTTTAGTCGAGGCGATTCGTAAGCAAATTTTGCCCAGTCAACTTTTAACACGGAAGGCCTTTGAAAATGCGATTTCTGTGATTATGGCAGTGGGTGGCTCGACGAACGCAGTTCTGCATTTACTGGCGATTGCGAATACCATTGGTGTGGATCTGACCTTAGAAGATTTTGCGACAATTCGCGATCGCGTTCCGGTTTTATGTGACCTCAAACCGTCCGGTCGGTTTGTGATTACAAACCTCCATGATGTGGGTGGAATTCCACTCGTGATGAAAATGCTCCTGGAACATGGTTTACTTCACGGTGATACCCTCACAATTACCGGAGAAACCACCGCAGAAATCTTAAAAGATGTTCCCAGTACCCCACCCCCCAATCAAGAAGTGGTTCGCCAGTGGGATAATCCTGTGTATGCCCAAGGACACTTAGCGATTCTGAAAGGAAATTTAGCTGCAGAAGGGGCAGTGGCAAAAATTAGCGGCGTGAAAACACCAAAAATTACCGGTCCGGCGCGAGTGTTTGAGTCAGAAGAAGACTGTTTAGATGCGATTCTTGCTGGCAAAATTAACGCCGGAGATGTCGTCATTGTCCGCAATGAGGGTCCGAAAGGGGGTCCTGGGATGCGGGAGATGTTAGCCCCCACTTCAGCGATTATTGGCGCGGGTTTAGGCGATTCCGTGGGCTTAATCACCGATGGACGTTTCTCCGGTGGCACTTATGGTCTGGTGGTGGGTCATGTAGCCCCTGAAGCGGCGGTTGGTGGCAATATTGCCTTGGTAGAAGAAGGAGACACCATTACTATTGATGCTGCAGCGCGATCGCTGCAGCTTCATGTGAGTGATGAAGAATTAGCCCAACGTCGCAGCAACTGGCAACCGCCAGCGCCCCGTTATCCGCGCGGTGTTCTCGCTAAGTATGCCAAGCTCGTTTCTTCGAGTAGTTTGGGTGCAGTTACCGACTTAAATCTCACTTAG
- the map gene encoding type I methionyl aminopeptidase has translation MGSETITLLSNREIEKMRSAGRLAAALLDHLETMIKPGVSTLELNDEAERWTQAHGATSAPLGYHGFPKSICTSVNEVICHGIPNAKEILKDGDIINIDVTPILDGYHGDTSRMFIVGTPSPAAKKLVETTKECLMRGIAAVKPGGRIGDIGAAIQEYAEAQGFSVVRDFVGHGINRVFHTAPQIPHYGTKGKGKRIRPGMVFTIEPMINEGTYEAQVLDDKWTAVTKDGKLSAQFEHTIAVTREGVEILTLPA, from the coding sequence ATGGGAAGCGAAACGATTACTTTATTATCAAATCGAGAAATTGAAAAAATGCGCAGTGCTGGACGGTTAGCGGCAGCACTCCTGGATCATCTAGAAACAATGATTAAACCTGGGGTCAGCACCTTAGAACTCAATGATGAAGCGGAACGCTGGACCCAAGCCCACGGGGCAACCAGTGCGCCTTTAGGCTATCACGGTTTCCCGAAATCGATTTGCACCAGTGTCAATGAAGTGATTTGTCATGGGATTCCAAATGCAAAAGAAATCTTGAAAGATGGCGATATTATCAACATTGATGTCACGCCAATTTTAGATGGCTATCATGGCGACACCTCCAGAATGTTTATTGTGGGTACCCCCTCACCGGCAGCGAAAAAGTTAGTGGAAACCACCAAAGAATGCTTAATGCGTGGGATTGCGGCGGTCAAGCCGGGGGGAAGAATCGGTGATATTGGCGCTGCCATTCAAGAGTATGCAGAAGCCCAAGGGTTTTCTGTGGTACGCGACTTTGTGGGGCATGGCATTAATCGCGTGTTCCACACGGCACCGCAAATCCCCCATTACGGGACTAAAGGAAAAGGAAAACGGATCCGTCCGGGCATGGTTTTTACCATTGAACCGATGATTAATGAAGGGACTTATGAAGCGCAAGTGCTGGATGACAAGTGGACAGCCGTAACAAAAGATGGGAAGTTATCCGCTCAATTTGAGCATACGATCGCGGTGACCCGAGAAGGAGTTGAAATCTTAACTTTACCGGCATAG
- a CDS encoding ATP-binding cassette domain-containing protein, giving the protein MLYLKNLTYHPPATPEPILKGITLQLPPQQLGLIIGPSGSGKSTLLEILSGLAEPTKGEILWGSQSLMSYNLQELAGLVFQFPERHFCGGTILEELRFGHPELSLTQVKNALEEVGLDHLSLNTSPHALSGGQQRRLALAVQLIRQPNVLMLDEPTAGLDWSMRSQLVKLLAKLKEHWTLLVVTHDAKELVSVADQCWRIQNGELSSVEMPQAIGNR; this is encoded by the coding sequence ATGTTATATCTCAAAAATTTAACTTATCATCCTCCCGCGACTCCCGAACCCATCTTAAAAGGAATCACGCTACAACTTCCTCCCCAACAGTTAGGATTGATTATCGGTCCTAGCGGTTCTGGAAAAAGCACTCTCTTAGAAATTTTATCGGGGTTAGCCGAACCAACAAAAGGAGAAATTTTGTGGGGGAGTCAATCCCTCATGTCTTATAATCTGCAAGAATTAGCCGGACTGGTTTTCCAGTTTCCAGAACGGCATTTTTGTGGCGGAACGATTCTAGAAGAATTGCGCTTTGGTCATCCCGAGTTAAGTCTCACCCAAGTCAAAAATGCCTTAGAAGAAGTGGGATTAGATCATCTTTCCTTGAATACTTCGCCTCATGCCTTAAGTGGTGGACAACAAAGACGTTTAGCCTTAGCGGTGCAATTAATCCGCCAGCCCAATGTCCTGATGTTAGATGAACCCACTGCCGGGTTAGACTGGTCAATGCGCAGCCAATTAGTGAAATTATTGGCAAAATTAAAAGAACATTGGACACTATTAGTGGTCACTCATGATGCTAAGGAATTAGTGTCAGTGGCCGATCAGTGTTGGCGGATTCAAAATGGGGAATTATCCTCGGTGGAGATGCCACAAGCCATTGGAAATCGCTAA
- a CDS encoding 4-oxalocrotonate tautomerase yields MPFVTIQIADGHSVEDKRKLAKAVTDTLVANLGTRPEWVTIHIDEFERENWAVGGELHIDKPSRKQTVLKE; encoded by the coding sequence ATGCCATTTGTTACCATTCAAATTGCCGACGGTCATTCCGTTGAAGACAAGCGTAAATTGGCGAAAGCTGTTACCGATACCCTCGTAGCAAATTTAGGAACCCGACCAGAATGGGTCACTATTCATATCGATGAATTTGAACGAGAAAATTGGGCAGTTGGCGGTGAATTACATATTGATAAGCCAAGTCGCAAACAAACAGTGCTCAAAGAATAA
- a CDS encoding (2Fe-2S) ferredoxin domain-containing protein translates to MKQKKAPIATHQIEGEFLGFLPNPKNAFKYMQLQVGERTIAVKLAKDLRKPVSQKLVKGDHLLVSLEKKGVGKGSCLKLKTQHLEKLNTDRKPLVFGSTSPTKKGKILLCYKSGCAKKGGKNLYFALAEALEKLGLKNQVSIELTGCQKQCKKAPSFILMPGKVVYNYVDPQNLTALLANHYQCDDQRAVPSPDRTVHATNA, encoded by the coding sequence ATGAAACAGAAAAAAGCACCAATCGCAACCCATCAAATCGAAGGCGAATTTCTCGGCTTTTTACCCAACCCCAAGAACGCGTTTAAATATATGCAGTTGCAAGTGGGAGAACGGACAATAGCGGTTAAACTTGCCAAAGACTTACGGAAACCCGTGAGTCAAAAACTGGTCAAGGGCGATCATTTATTAGTTAGCTTGGAGAAAAAAGGAGTAGGAAAAGGGAGTTGCTTAAAGCTGAAAACGCAACACCTGGAAAAGCTGAATACTGATCGTAAACCGCTTGTTTTTGGCTCAACTTCACCGACTAAAAAAGGGAAGATTTTACTCTGTTATAAATCTGGCTGTGCGAAAAAGGGAGGTAAAAACCTCTATTTTGCTTTAGCAGAAGCGCTTGAAAAATTAGGCTTAAAAAATCAAGTTTCAATTGAACTCACTGGCTGCCAAAAACAATGTAAAAAAGCCCCAAGCTTTATTCTGATGCCGGGTAAAGTTGTATATAATTATGTCGATCCACAGAATCTGACTGCTTTGTTAGCGAATCATTATCAGTGCGATGATCAAAGGGCAGTCCCTTCGCCAGATCGCACAGTTCATGCAACAAATGCCTGA
- the cysK gene encoding cysteine synthase A, with product MKIADNITELVGKTPLVRLNSIPFAEGCLAQIVVKLESMNPAASVKDRIGVSMINAAEQAGLIAPGKTVLIEPTSGNTGIALAMAAAAKGYSIILTMPESMSQERRAMLKAYGAQLELTPANAGMKGAIARAEELASSLPDSFMPQQFQNPANPQIHCQTTAEEIWSDTDGEIDLFIAGVGTGGTLTGVAETLKQRKPELSAIAVEPANSPILSGGSSGSHKIQGIGAGFVPEILKVDVIDEVITVTDEDAIQYGRRLAREEGLLSGISTGAALAAAIAVGKRKENAGKLIVMIQPSFGERYLSTPLFQDLEEEKTLVVT from the coding sequence ATGAAAATTGCCGATAACATTACAGAATTAGTGGGAAAAACCCCTTTAGTTCGCTTAAATTCCATTCCCTTTGCTGAAGGCTGTTTGGCTCAAATTGTGGTCAAATTAGAAAGTATGAATCCCGCCGCTTCAGTGAAAGATCGCATTGGCGTTAGTATGATTAATGCCGCTGAACAAGCGGGTTTAATTGCCCCTGGAAAAACAGTCCTCATTGAACCCACATCTGGCAATACAGGCATTGCCCTGGCGATGGCAGCAGCAGCCAAAGGCTATTCCATTATTTTGACCATGCCGGAAAGCATGAGTCAAGAGCGACGGGCGATGTTGAAAGCTTATGGGGCGCAGTTAGAGTTAACTCCGGCTAATGCCGGCATGAAAGGCGCGATCGCGCGGGCAGAAGAACTCGCCAGCAGTCTCCCCGATAGCTTTATGCCGCAACAGTTCCAAAATCCCGCTAACCCCCAAATTCATTGCCAAACCACTGCCGAAGAAATTTGGTCTGATACCGATGGCGAAATTGACCTTTTTATTGCTGGAGTCGGTACAGGGGGCACCCTCACTGGCGTGGCAGAAACCCTCAAACAGCGCAAACCTGAACTCAGCGCGATCGCGGTTGAACCCGCCAATAGCCCTATCCTTTCTGGAGGCAGTTCTGGAAGCCACAAGATTCAAGGCATTGGTGCGGGATTTGTACCCGAAATCTTGAAGGTTGATGTCATTGATGAAGTCATAACCGTTACTGATGAAGACGCGATTCAATATGGTCGTCGTCTCGCCCGCGAAGAGGGTTTACTCTCTGGAATTTCCACCGGCGCCGCTTTAGCCGCTGCCATTGCCGTGGGCAAAAGAAAAGAAAATGCTGGCAAGCTGATTGTCATGATTCAGCCCAGTTTTGGCGAACGGTATTTGAGTACCCCTCTCTTTCAGGATTTAGAAGAGGAAAAAACATTAGTCGTTACTTAG
- the fdxB gene encoding ferredoxin III, nif-specific, with the protein MPTLTAFTKDGSTWEPKFITAIDKDVCLGCGRCHKVCGRNVLGMQAMNEFGELIDDEDDDDDDIERYVMTIINAAKCIGCEACARICPKNCHTHEALAV; encoded by the coding sequence ATGCCTACACTTACAGCTTTCACAAAAGATGGTTCTACCTGGGAACCGAAATTTATTACAGCAATTGATAAAGATGTTTGTCTCGGCTGCGGTCGCTGCCATAAAGTCTGTGGTCGCAATGTTCTGGGAATGCAAGCCATGAATGAATTTGGTGAATTGATTGATGATGAAGATGATGATGATGACGATATCGAACGTTATGTCATGACCATTATTAATGCTGCCAAATGTATCGGTTGTGAAGCGTGTGCCCGCATTTGTCCAAAAAATTGTCACACTCACGAAGCTTTAGCCGTTTAA
- the nifT gene encoding putative nitrogen fixation protein NifT encodes MKVMLHQNQVGHLSVYVPKKDLEEEVVEQSITADGKILTLANGWQLSFKGLTDDSKLPQTFNATKL; translated from the coding sequence ATGAAAGTCATGTTGCATCAAAATCAAGTCGGACATTTATCAGTTTATGTTCCGAAGAAAGATTTGGAAGAAGAAGTGGTTGAGCAATCCATTACGGCTGATGGCAAAATTTTAACCTTAGCCAATGGTTGGCAACTTTCTTTTAAGGGGTTAACTGATGATAGTAAACTCCCTCAAACTTTCAATGCGACAAAACTGTAA
- the nifV gene encoding homocitrate synthase, producing MQPIHINDTTLRDGEQAAGIAFTVAEKVAFASFMSAIGVQELEVGIPAMGGAEAEAIRTITHLGLKTQITSWNRAVQADIDASLACGVQRVHISVPVSDRQIAVKFQGDKQQVFDRLQKTVHYARDRGLYISVGGEDASRADPNFLLEVALAAQKAGASRFRFCDTVGILDPLTTYSKIQQLVNCLNITVEMHTHNDLGMATANALAGIQAGATSVNTTVNGFGERAGNAALEEVVMALKQIYGIKTGIDTCQFKALSEFVVNATGYDVPPWKAVVGKNAFAHEAGIHGHGVLQDPATYEPFTPEEVGCKRDLVIGKHSGKHLLVNFLQQQGITLSAQEARSLLEAIRTLSVELKRNLTPDELLNLVSQYTPVG from the coding sequence ATGCAACCCATTCATATCAATGACACAACCCTCAGAGATGGTGAACAAGCAGCTGGTATTGCCTTCACCGTCGCGGAAAAAGTTGCCTTTGCCAGTTTCATGAGCGCGATCGGAGTGCAAGAACTGGAAGTGGGCATTCCCGCCATGGGCGGTGCCGAAGCCGAAGCCATTCGCACGATCACTCACCTCGGTTTAAAAACCCAGATTACGAGTTGGAATCGTGCGGTGCAAGCGGATATTGATGCCTCTCTCGCCTGTGGGGTACAGCGGGTGCATATTTCGGTTCCCGTTTCAGATCGGCAAATCGCCGTGAAATTTCAAGGGGACAAACAACAGGTGTTTGATCGCCTCCAAAAGACAGTTCACTATGCGCGCGATCGCGGTTTGTATATCTCTGTCGGTGGGGAAGATGCTTCCCGTGCGGATCCCAACTTTCTCCTTGAGGTGGCGCTGGCGGCGCAGAAGGCGGGGGCTTCTCGCTTTCGCTTTTGCGATACGGTGGGGATTTTGGATCCCCTAACCACTTACAGCAAAATTCAGCAACTGGTCAACTGCCTCAACATTACGGTGGAAATGCACACCCATAATGATTTGGGAATGGCAACTGCCAATGCTTTAGCAGGCATTCAAGCAGGGGCAACGTCAGTGAATACCACCGTTAATGGTTTTGGAGAAAGAGCCGGTAATGCTGCCTTAGAAGAAGTGGTGATGGCACTGAAGCAGATCTATGGCATCAAAACTGGCATTGATACCTGCCAATTTAAGGCCCTATCGGAATTTGTTGTCAACGCCACCGGCTATGATGTTCCTCCTTGGAAAGCCGTGGTGGGAAAAAATGCCTTTGCCCATGAAGCGGGGATTCACGGACATGGGGTTTTACAAGATCCGGCGACTTATGAACCCTTTACCCCAGAAGAAGTCGGATGTAAACGGGATCTTGTTATTGGCAAACATTCTGGTAAGCATCTGCTAGTGAACTTCCTACAACAACAGGGAATTACGCTCAGTGCCCAAGAAGCGCGATCGCTGCTGGAGGCAATCCGTACCTTATCAGTTGAGTTAAAACGCAATTTAACCCCCGATGAGTTATTGAACTTAGTCTCTCAATATACTCCCGTTGGTTAG